caatactgattgaagtgttttatgctgagtgttTGATTTGCTCTGCAGTTGAATCACGAAGCGCGGATGCGATCAGCaaggttcatgtttttgtccagctgatcccaaatcagccaggagttagaagctggacttttaaaagttttccattcaaagcagcagTCTGGACCTCGTGgtctgaccactcctttgtcccagtattattactggagtttttccaccaaGATCCCGCCTCAGgattttatgaccctttgttcaagatttggggcaatcagctgctagtggctaagggtGCGTCCCCACTGTTCTACCAGCTGACAGCCGAAATCGAGACATgagcacaccaggaggacttctcttttcagattaacccaaattgcacattttgtccataaaactgctggtttgatcttcatagaccctaaatgtgcatatattttcttttattatttttagataGTCATTTTGCTCCCTTCTGTAGAATAGTGCATATTTAGTTAAGTGAAGATTTTTTTGGACCAGAgtagtaattatatcagggctatatggtcaataaatgttcacatgcaTAAAGACAAGCGTTTGTGTTTACTTTGtccaagagtgatttatctgtcaaaattaGGTCTAAGGTCCCCCATTGATCGGTGAAGCAGCTGATTAAAGTGACAttagcgtggttttggttaataattatcaattattaataaaaattaactaattgtaattattaagtgctttgagcccacaatcacaacaccagagatCTTTTGACTGCTATTCGTAAgcaaggatttttggttaagaaaactattttcatgaattttgactttttaattttaacttttcataaatattcattaatcaataatcataatccttacacctCCATATTCATGGGGTTTTTtgcatttacacaaaaaaacaatctagttttggttttatctgaccagagccccTTCTTCCATGCATCTGCTCGATCCTCTACATGGCAAAGCTTagcatgttgttttataacctaatcctgcattaaacttctccacagctttatcctttgttccttggtcttcatgttttttcactaatgttcacTAACAAACACACCTCTAAGGTCTTCTAAATGAGTTCATGCAAAGAAACCTCTACTAATTATATGGGaatatttaactttaaataCTATAATAATTTTCCAACCTATCTAGTTCAGTAAATGTTATATGGGAGCCTCATAAAAGGTGAGGACCCTATTAAAGGTAGAATTAGATTTGAGTTCACAGAGATTATGTAGTGTACTGTGTCGCCCCCTATTGCCCATAAATTAAAGTAACtccaaaagtaaaataaatatcacaaaatcttacattttgttccctttatttttatgaggcTAGAGATGAAAATACAGACAGCTGAAAATTAACTGTaaaaaaacaccacaaaccaATGGGACCTGTGCATTTTGTCCCCATGTGTCACCAGAACAACTTTAATTAATATATCTTAGCATTATTTTGTAGAACTTTATTGAAATAGAGGACATTTTTTAACACATCAGTAGTTACGATAAATATAAAGTGAAATTTGACAGCTGTAATGGTAGGTTGTGTGATTTTTATGATGTGATTGAAACGATACCAGAGAAATGCCTCAACAGTAGTAAATCATTGCAATCTCTTCTACgtataaataaaaagcaacaacagcAATATGAAACAATACTTAAATTTACTTcattaacaataataaataaaacctcaACAATCACAGACAACTAAATACCAGCAGGTCAAACTAAAGGTTTTGTGAGAAAATGTGCCTTTCTTTGACATAAAATTTCCTCAGCTGGGAGCTTTggtacacaaacaaaaaaccttcTCATAGCCAAGAGGCGTTCGGATTCTGCCACACCAAGCAGCTCTTTGGTGAGTGACAGCTTTCAAAATTTGTCTCATCCAAAGATGGTTTTATggtctcatttttattttctccttctaCGAGCAAAGTTTGCTACACTAACTTCTGGAGCAAaaatatgccccttttccactggctcgatttggcccttctccactcggctcgctatgcgagcatttccattactgttttttccataccGGTACCTAGTTTTTTGGTCCCAGCCCTGAGCAGGTGCCACCGGGgatgagtagggactacatgtcaAGTGACcacactgctgttcactgattggccgtgggaggAGGATAAATTAGAAGGTTTTTGttgagacagtgcagggaaaagttaataaaactcaagaacaactacaataatattaaggaccacagtgcCCGGAGCAGGTCatacatgtaattttaccagttacagatcataaaccatgcgtgaaggctgacagaaaagaaaaaggacgaatcagctttctgaattacatgcaggcagagctatgtatttaataacaacctaaatcagctgatcacacataaaatcagctgttcagaggcacaaacatttcccccaaaacacacaaaacaacctaaaactaacttcaaaggTCAAAAGTCTGCGGTTTTGAGCttttaagtccttgtcctcattattgccatggctgagacaaaaaccttttcataaagcccaaaattgtaacttcttcaggcaaacatTGGaacttcaccatccagacagcagcatctctcctctctgcttctcctgccacccccctctcacatcagaacccctgagccttagtTTATaattctggctgggctgtggtccagataattatcctagtggatcattttagacataaaaaacgTAAGATGTTCTTGTGTATATATTAATACAAACGTTATTAGTATTTagcttatttatgtttttattttctggcatttcacgcagattactttgtgacaatgtaacacagtaacgttaatagcagcacagcgcactACACTCATGGCTTGAGGTGGGGCTTCAGTCGCCATACCTTCAGCTGTTggcgggtcagtggaaacagttACCGTACCGAGTAGAGCAAAACCGAGTGGTGCAAAGCCGTGCcggctaaaacgagccagtggaaaaggggcaatatcCTATGTAAGACCAGAGAATGAAGACTTTTAAAGggaatttttatcatttttatgttcttttccTACTCAGTTTAGTTTGGAATGTGTAGAttatgatatatttatttatatgttaaagatataaaataaaacacacctTACCAAATAACCAATTATGAAGAATTGCATTTAAGCTCAGCCAATTAAAATAGGCCCCTTCTTCCAGATTCACTACACCTTTCCTGGGAAGTGGATCTTTGTGAAAACTAAAAGTAGCTATGGTTCACTCCCATTCAACATATTTCCactaaaaactgttttcagtttataacAATTAGCAGTCCTGGTCTGCTGTTGCATATGGTAATGGTAATTCTGTTCTAGAAATACGAGCTctgtcagaaaatgtgttttgaaaTGACCGTACTTATCTGCTTTAAGAAGCCATTGGAAGGCTGGTTGTGATTTTTTGGCTCTGAAATATCTTCAAGCTTTGTGATATTTGCTCTCTAAGAAAATGGCAACATCAACATTTTCATACATTTACAAAGCTTCTAATTTAAAGTATCACTTGACTGACTGCACTCTATACGACATTCAGAAAGTGTTGACCTGCCAATATTTAAAGACAAATGTtccttttggtttgatgaattaCACTTTCCCaaagcgagagagagagaggcacACCTTGAGGTTAAAAATACCAACAAGGAAAACTTGAAATGAAATCTGAATATGCTCAAATGCTGCATatcaataaattattaatgcTAAACTATTTTTGCTAAGACTATGGAATCCTCTTAGCAGTGTGATCAAAACTAACCTCAGAGTGCTTTTTCTTTGTGAGGTAACTTTTAAAACTCGTGCAACAAAACAACTATAGGTGTCTTACAATTCTTTCAAAAACCAAAAAGGAAATCTATTCATAGAAATAACCGAAAaccttaaaattattttagaaaggCATTGCAAATCTCATGCTTTGCAGCAGCTCAAAATAACTGAAGAGAATGTGCAAAGCATGTTTTTCAAAGTTGAGCCATAGTTTTGTTACAGTGATCATATCACAAATTACAAGATAATAAATCTGCTTGTTAGATTAGCTTGTCTAGTTTTTATGTTATAGTCATTGCATTGCACATCAACACAAGCTAGGTTTGAAATAGTGCAGCTGGTGAGGGTGTAATAGTACTGAGTCCGGGACCATTTCTTTACGCTGGAGATGGATGAAGCAGAGAGGTTTAACTCAGCAGCTTGTGGCGGTCAAAAACAGTCTTGCGCTGTTCCTGCACCTGCTTCTTCCAGCGCTGTTGTGCACCTTCGACTCGCTCTAGCACCGTGTTTCCTCTGGCCGACCCGGCGTCTGCACGAGGACGCATCTCCTGAAAACACAGACACAGGAAAAGACACAATGAGAGCAAGGAGCATTTGAAAATCCAAAGCGTCACACTCCCCTTAAATGTAACGATGTCCTTTATGTGTGCTTCTTGTTACCTCAGAGTCTTCCTCATTGTGCAGAGGCTGAGTGTAGGGGTCGTGTTTGCGGATAAGAGGGTCAACCAGCAGCAGGAACAGCATATAGAGAAGAAGAGCCCCAACGACAGACAGGTAGATGATGATGGTCACCTGAGGAATATCGTAAGAGGGAGATCATCTAAATGCCCGATCCCAGAACCCACATCTAACATGTAAACTTCATACTTAACATAATGCTTCAATGCACTGAATGCATTTCTTATATGTTTTTTCTATTAAGAAGTATAAGAGCCGTAAGATATGCAAACTAAGAATGCCAACCGATAGTTTGTCAGATTGAAGGATAAAGACTGAACGAGATCTGCACTCAGAACTTGAACAAATCCACCAGGTACCTTTATGGTGTTGCTGCTTCGCTCCTCATATTTGCACTCACACAACAGACAATATGCTTCCACATCATGGCCAGGAACTGGCATGGGATCCACCACATGGAGGCAGTTGCTGTAAATgtattagaatatgtgttcattttacaaagcaaattcaacaaattcaaaaaagcaaaatatgaaCAAATTCTGACAATGAATTTAAGAACTGAAGTTAAATATAACTGCCACCTTaggttgggttttttttttttggctctaGTGGATGACTACAGCACTTCTACACCTGTAGGTTACATAACTTCAAATCCTTCACTAGGAGAATATGGATCAGGAATGATCCATACAGACACTGATAGAGTGGCTAATAGGAAGTCATACTGATAGAAGCGTTTTTCTTGACAAGTGTCACGAACCCCTGTTGCCCCATTTGTCCTACATTACATCACgcagaataattaaaaacatttctttttcctcttttaatAATACATATGTCCTGAAAAATgcaactaaaaacaaacaaatgacaaaaattAAAGCTGTAATACCCTAAATGCATAACTGAGCACACTATTAAACTAATAgttgaaacatatttaaattaaattcccACTACAAGTCATATTTAGGTACACGCCAGCCAAAGACAGTGAATCTGAACAATAGTAGTTAGATGCTATTTTAGATTTTCTTGTAGGATTTTCCAGAAAATTGCTCATTTAGCTAAAGCTAGTTTTCAGAGGTTAGGTGAGTCAGGAGAAGGGTACACAAAATCTATAGCATTATATACAAAGACCATGACACAGTAAAGACAATAATTTGAAAAACACGGAGCAACAGTGACATAACTAAAGCTGGACATTTCCTGAGAATCGATTAAAAAGTCAAGATAGAAACTGGTCAGGGAGTGGTGGCAAG
This DNA window, taken from Girardinichthys multiradiatus isolate DD_20200921_A chromosome 1, DD_fGirMul_XY1, whole genome shotgun sequence, encodes the following:
- the tmem9 gene encoding transmembrane protein 9 gives rise to the protein MSCRAGSWMFAAAAVIVCLLDVFAEAKNFEDVRCKCICPPYRNISGNIYNINVTQKDCNCLHVVDPMPVPGHDVEAYCLLCECKYEERSSNTIKVTIIIYLSVVGALLLYMLFLLLVDPLIRKHDPYTQPLHNEEDSEEMRPRADAGSARGNTVLERVEGAQQRWKKQVQEQRKTVFDRHKLLS